One stretch of Leptospira mtsangambouensis DNA includes these proteins:
- a CDS encoding DUF4349 domain-containing protein: MVFILFAFLLQCGKESNSESTAPVEAEKRSMDMPMEKKLAASSSRVDDGIEQPSVENQLGQVFIPIQNSTERLLEYQVQLSYQTQDLIKTRKDILGFITKYGYIESSSAVNTDSPYMSLRIHIRSEKLYEALIELDTYGVLLSEDISTVDHTEGMVWQKVKSNREKIRLTRRSNANNQTSANSKNWEAIEEAITDSENNLDNAEHEIWKIKDKVKWATLSIQFSSPIPSDKIQVPTYKNAFVGILNVFLELTYYLIWMIPFLILAAILYLPLKKVYVSFKKIK; the protein is encoded by the coding sequence ATGGTCTTCATTCTTTTTGCCTTCCTTCTGCAATGTGGCAAAGAATCAAACAGCGAATCTACGGCACCAGTCGAAGCGGAAAAACGTTCTATGGACATGCCTATGGAAAAAAAATTGGCTGCCAGTTCCTCTCGCGTCGACGATGGCATAGAACAACCGTCAGTTGAGAATCAGCTCGGGCAAGTATTTATACCAATTCAAAATAGTACAGAGCGATTGCTCGAATACCAAGTCCAATTAAGTTATCAAACCCAAGATTTGATTAAAACGAGAAAAGATATCCTTGGTTTTATTACAAAGTATGGTTATATCGAAAGTAGTTCCGCAGTCAATACGGACTCACCTTATATGAGTTTACGAATTCATATTCGATCTGAAAAATTATACGAAGCTTTGATTGAATTAGATACATATGGAGTTTTACTCAGCGAAGATATATCGACTGTGGACCATACAGAAGGAATGGTTTGGCAAAAGGTAAAATCAAACCGTGAAAAAATTCGTTTAACAAGACGATCCAATGCTAACAACCAAACATCGGCCAATTCCAAAAATTGGGAAGCGATTGAAGAAGCCATAACCGATAGTGAAAATAATTTGGACAATGCCGAACACGAAATTTGGAAAATAAAAGATAAGGTAAAATGGGCTACGTTGAGTATTCAATTTTCAAGCCCCATTCCTTCCGATAAAATTCAAGTTCCTACATATAAAAATGCTTTTGTGGGAATTTTGAATGTATTTTTGGAATTAACATACTATTTGATTTGGATGATTCCTTTTTTGATACTTGCAGCTATCTTGTATCTTCCTTTAAAAAAGGTTTATGTTTCCTTTAAAAAAATAAAATAG